Part of the Puntigrus tetrazona isolate hp1 chromosome 10, ASM1883169v1, whole genome shotgun sequence genome is shown below.
TGTGCAAGTCTTTCCTGGGAGAGAACTCTCCACCCAAGCTGCCAGACAACTTTGCGTTCGACGTGATGCACGAATGCGCTTGGGGCTGCCGGGGAAGTTTCATCCCGGCACGCTACAACAGCTCCCGGGCCAAATGCATCAAGTGTTCCTACTGTAATATGTACTTCTCTCCTAACAAATTCATCTTCCACTCACACCGCACGCCCGAGGCCAAGTACACGCAGCCAGACGCCGCCAACTTCAACTCCTGGCGTCGGCACCTTAAACTGACAGACAAAACGGCACCGGAGGACCTGTTGTTCGCCTGGGAGGACGTAAAAGCCATGTTTAACGGAGGAAGTCGCAAGAGGGCGCTTCCGTCCTCTAACTGCTCGCCCATGGGCTCCGTTAAAGCTGTGAACTCGGTTCTGCCCCACATGATTTCTCCGGATCTGGCCCAGAAGAGAGGGCGTTACGAAGACGACGATGAGTTGGACGGCAACAGCCTGTCGCCCCGAAAGGCCCCGCGCAGTTACCCGGTCATCCCAGTCCCGAGCAAAGGTTTCGGGATGTTGCAGAAGTTCCCAACAACGTCGCTTTTCCCAAACCCATACACCTTTCCAGCTTTCGGGCTTTGCCCGCAGAAGAAGGACGACAGCGAGGCGACCAACGGACAGAAAAACAGCCTCTCAGGGCTCCTTTGGCCAGGCCGAAAGGACGCTTTTTATCCTCCCTTCTGCATGTTTTGGCCGCCGAGGGCAACCGGGGGTATCCCAGTGCCCACTTATCTCCAGCCCCAACCTAACGCCCTGTCCTCGCTCACAGAAAGCCCGTCTCTCAGACAGGCCTTTCTGGATCTGTCCGAACAGGGCGATGCCGGTTCAGCTTTGGAAGCGAACCCTAGATCGGGACTGTTCGAGAGCGACTGCCCAcccgtgacctctgacctccgaCCGGCCCAGGAGGGCTGGTTAAAACTGCTAGACGCCCCCTCGCTGCAAGCCCGCAAAGCCAGTTACCACTCCGCCTTCCGGCCGGTGGTCAAGGACGCAGAAAGCATCGCCAAGCTCCACGGCAGCCTGGAGGACTTCGGCCCGGAGCGGCACCTGTCTCCCGGCACCAGCTGCAGCTACGACAGCGGAGAGAGCGACGAGGAGCAGGAAGTAGACGTGGAGACCAAACAGGATGAGGAGCAGGAGGACTTCGGCAGCCGAGCGCCACAGACGCCCCTGCACATGCGCGGGCTTCCTGAAAGCAGCTCGGGGGAACCGCAGCAGGCCAAAGAACCGCCCTCCTTCCTGAGCACTCCCGCTGAGACCTCGGCAGAGGACAAACCCGGCCTCGCTGTCAGTCCGCCCACCATCCTCAAAGTCCCCAGCCCCGTTCACGGCTCGCTGGAGGAAAGCGGCGCgtacagaaatgtaaatattcccTCCAGGCACtttaactaattatttaaatgcggGCCATTGGCTGGCAGGGGCCATATGCGTAACAAGATTGATAGCCTGTGTTCCCTGcagaaatgaaatattcagagCTCTTTGATCCCTTCTAATAAGCCCAGTCGTGTTTTGTTTAATGGCGACATTATGTTTGCTCCCCTTTGTCACTTCTGCCTATTAGCCCTTTTAATCTTTAACCCTCTGACGCTACATTAACAGACAGAGCGACAGGGATCGAAACGGGAATTCTTTAGCAATTAGCCTCACGCGTGTTGATTTATCAAGGGGAACTCGGTGGCATCAGGATcgtatataaaacataacagcGCTGTCGCGCTCAAGGCTAATCAATTCTGTGCTTTTGGCTGACTGATATATTTTGTTGCTCTATGTTCAACCTTTGGCCTGGTGTTATGAATCAGTTCTAATCAGACATCGCTGGTGTTTTATGCTTGCAGGCTCACAAGAGCAGAGACGATGGGCTGCCGGCATatgcaagcaaaaacaaaaccgcCATCTCAGGTGAGAAATGAACGTGAAGTCAATGTCAGTGCAACATAATGGATTTGAATGTtccatgcattttatatatacgtacataattaatattctaaaatgtgtcaaattaaatctctctctctctctcacacacacacacatatatatatatatatatatatatatatatatatatatatatatatatatatatatatatatatatatatatacacacacattttactttAAGGTCCATTAACAaacctcaataaactcctattttattaataatcagcaaGACAGTGGTTGATAGCTATTGGgttggattagggatgtagaatatagtCATTCAGAATATATAAGCACTAACAATCAGCCaataggttatatatatatatatatatatatatatatatatatatatatatatatatatatatatataacctattGGCTGATTGTTAGGCattctaataagcaactagttaaaacCGAGAACTGATCCCTATACTAAAGTTACCATATTTAAACGAATCGATGATTAACAAAGATTGCACAATTTCACACCTTTAccttaacatttcatttatttgcgtGCATGCGttcatatttgattttttatttgttttgttcagatGACAACAAAGAGCAGAGCAGCTTTTTTGTCCC
Proteins encoded:
- the skor2 gene encoding SKI family transcriptional corepressor 2 isoform X1, giving the protein MEKSLLPGPNDIVMATPPSSFQQEPLTPPRSSLKPNQVGQVILYGVPIVSLVIDNQERLCLAQISNTLLKNYSYNEIHNRRVALGITCVQCTPVQLEILRRAGAMPISSRRCGMITKREAERLCKSFLGENSPPKLPDNFAFDVMHECAWGCRGSFIPARYNSSRAKCIKCSYCNMYFSPNKFIFHSHRTPEAKYTQPDAANFNSWRRHLKLTDKTAPEDLLFAWEDVKAMFNGGSRKRALPSSNCSPMGSVKAVNSVLPHMISPDLAQKRGRYEDDDELDGNSLSPRKAPRSYPVIPVPSKGFGMLQKFPTTSLFPNPYTFPAFGLCPQKKDDSEATNGQKNSLSGLLWPGRKDAFYPPFCMFWPPRATGGIPVPTYLQPQPNALSSLTESPSLRQAFLDLSEQGDAGSALEANPRSGLFESDCPPVTSDLRPAQEGWLKLLDAPSLQARKASYHSAFRPVVKDAESIAKLHGSLEDFGPERHLSPGTSCSYDSGESDEEQEVDVETKQDEEQEDFGSRAPQTPLHMRGLPESSSGEPQQAKEPPSFLSTPAETSAEDKPGLAVSPPTILKVPSPVHGSLEESGAYRNAHKSRDDGLPAYASKNKTAISDDNKEQSSFFVPETETSAPEYWRENPTDQSQDTNSPVSLKKDVENMEKEELQKVLLEQIDLRRRLEQEFHALKGSSPFPVFHNFQDQMKRELAYREEMVQQLQMIPYANIIRKEKVGTHLNKS
- the skor2 gene encoding SKI family transcriptional corepressor 2 isoform X2, giving the protein MEKSLLPGPNDIVMATPPSSFQQEPLTPPRSSLKPNQVGQVILYGVPIVSLVIDNQERLCLAQISNTLLKNYSYNEIHNRRVALGITCVQCTPVQLEILRRAGAMPISSRRCGMITKREAERLCKSFLGENSPPKLPDNFAFDVMHECAWGCRGSFIPARYNSSRAKCIKCSYCNMYFSPNKFIFHSHRTPEAKYTQPDAANFNSWRRHLKLTDKTAPEDLLFAWEDVKAMFNGGSRKRALPSSNCSPMGSVKAVNSVLPHMISPDLAQKRGRYEDDDELDGNSLSPRKAPRSYPVIPVPSKGFGMLQKFPTTSLFPNPYTFPAFGLCPQKKDDSEATNGQKNSLSGLLWPGRKDAFYPPFCMFWPPRATGGIPVPTYLQPQPNALSSLTESPSLRQAFLDLSEQGDAGSALEANPRSGLFESDCPPVTSDLRPAQEGWLKLLDAPSLQARKASYHSAFRPVVKDAESIAKLHGSLEDFGPERHLSPGTSCSYDSGESDEEQEVDVETKQDEEQEDFGSRAPQTPLHMRGLPESSSGEPQQAKEPPSFLSTPAETSAEDKPGLAVSPPTILKVPSPVHGSLEESGAYRNAHKSRDDGLPAYASKNKTAISDDNKEQSSFFVPETETSAPEYWRENPNQSQDTNSPVSLKKDVENMEKEELQKVLLEQIDLRRRLEQEFHALKGSSPFPVFHNFQDQMKRELAYREEMVQQLQMIPYANIIRKEKVGTHLNKS